TATTTCGTCCGGTTTTTCTCGATAGCTTCACATAGTGCACGTAAACAGGAAAAAATCACCGCGTTGTCAGGAGAATCAGATTTCAACTTATACCCGTAATTTTGGTGAATGACGAGGGCTAATTCCAAGGCATCAATACTATCGAGGCCTAACCCTTCACCAAAGAGGGGTTGTTGAGGATCGATCATGGAGGGATCAATTTTCAGGTTTAATGTAGTTACGATTAACTGTCCCACTTCCGTTTCAAGAGTGGTCATGTATGTCAAAAATCCGTCCTCCTCAAAGGGCTGAACC
This DNA window, taken from Nitrospiraceae bacterium, encodes the following:
- a CDS encoding acyl carrier protein, which gives rise to MTTLETEVGQLIVTTLNLKIDPSMIDPQQPLFGEGLGLDSIDALELALVIHQNYGYKLKSDSPDNAVIFSCLRALCEAIEKNRTK